The Mycolicibacterium aichiense region ATCCGCGGATCAGCTTCCGGCGGGCAGCAGCGAAGCGACGCGGGAATCGGTACGGCCGCAGGCCGCTGCGCGCTCAGGAATCGCACAGCGGGAACAACGTACAGTCGATAGTGGTTAACTCAGCTAAGTATAAATGGCGGCAGTGAGGTCAAACGATGACGCGTACCGACAACGACACCTGGGACCTGGCCTCCAGTGTGGGTGCCACCGCGACTCTGGTCGCCGCTGCCCGCGCGGCGGCGAGCCGGGAGCACGACCCCTTGATCGACGACCCGTTCGCCGAACCCCTGGTGCGGGCCGTCGGCGTCGACTTCTTCACGAAGATGGCCAGCGGCGACCTGCCGAACCCGGACGACGACAGCGCCATGGGCGTCACCCGGATGACCGACAACATGGCGGTGCGCACGAAGTTTTTCGACGAGTTCTTCCTGGGCGCCGCCGACGCCGGTGTCCGTCAGGTCGTCATCCTCGCCTCCGGCCTCGACTCCCGTGCCTACCGACTGGACTGGCCGGCCGGCATGGTCGTCTACGAGATCGACCAGCCCGACGTCATCGCGTTCAAGACCCAGACGCTGGCCGAGCAGGGCGCCGCACCCACGTGTGACCGCAGGCCGGTGGCGATCGATCTGCGCAACGACTGGGCCACCGCGCTACGCGAGGCAGGCTTCGACCCGCAGGCGCCCACCGCGTGGAGCGCCGAAGGTCTGCTGGGCTACCTCTCGCCGGACGCGCAGGACCGTCTGCTGGACACCATCACCGACCTGTCCGCTCCCGGGAGCCGGGTGGCCATCGACGCCGCGCCGCCGTCGAACCCCGAGGAACAGGAAGAGTCGCGCGAAAAGATGCAGACCATCTCGCAGCACTGGCGCGACAACGGCTTCGACCTCGACTTCGGCTCGCTGGTCTATCTGGGCGAGCGCAACGAGGCCAGCGACTACCTGACCGACCATGGCTGGCAGGTCGATCGCTCCCCGGTCAACGACCTGCTGGCCGCCGGCCGGCGCGGGACCTTCGACGACGACGAGCCGATGGGCAAGCTCTACTACCTCAGCGCCATCTACGGCGGCGCCCGATGAGCCGCAGCGACTCCGACTCCTGGGACCTGGCCACCAGCGTCGGCACCACCGCCACCATGGTGGCCGCCGCCCGCGCGGTGGCCAGCCGCGAAGAGAACGCCCTTATCGACGATCCGTTCGCCGCTCCCCTGGTCCGCGCCGTCGGGATCGAGGTCTTCACGAAGATGGTCGACGGCGACATCGACATGGCAGCCATGGACGGCTCCGAGACCGCCCGGGTGATGACCGGTGTGATGGCGGTGCGGACCCGTTTCTTCGACGACTTCTTCCTGACTGCGGCCGCCGCCGGAGTGCGACAGGCGGTCATCCTGGCCTCCGGCCTGGACTCTCGGTCGTATCGGCTGGACTGGCCGGCGGGCACCGTGGTCTACGAGATCGACCAGCCCCAGGTCATCGACTTCAAGACAGAGACGCTGGCCGCGCTCGGCGCTTCCCCTACAGCGGATCTCCGCACGGTCAGCGTCGACCTGCGCGACGATTGGCCGGCCGCACTGCGGGCCAACGGTTTCGACGCCACCTTGCCGACCGCCTGGAGCGCCGAAGGCCTGCTCGTCTATCTGCCACCGGAAGCCCAGGACCGGTTGTTAGACAACATCACCGCGCTGTCCGCGCCCGGCAGCCGGATCGCCACTGAATACCACCCGGACGGCGGCCGCGGTCTGGCTGAGCGCTCCAAGGCGATCAGCGACCAATGGCGCGAACGAGGGCTGGACATCAACATGTCCGATCTGTTCTACGACGGAGAACGAAACCCCGTCATCGGCTACCTCGAACAGCAAGGCTGGCAGGTCGGCTCCCAGGCGCGAGCAGACCTGTTCGCCGCGTACGGACGCCCCTTCCCCGAGACCACCCTGACCGAATCACTGCGGAACTCCGTGTCCGTCACCGCAATCCGGAAGTAGCACCATGAGCCAGACAAACAGCCGATACGACGGCGACACCTGGGACCTGGCATCCAGCGTCGGCGCCACCGCGACATCGGTCGCGGCATCGCGCGCGCTGGCCTCCCGCGGCCCGGACGCACTCATCCACGACCCGTACGCCGAGGTACTCGTCAAGGCCGTGGGCGTGGAGTCCCTCATCCGGGTCGCCAACGGCGAAGCCAACATCGAGGACGACCCGATGCTCAACCGGCGCCGGATGACCGAGCAGATCGCCGTGCGCACCCGGTTTTTCGACGACGTGTTCACCAACGCCGCCCGCGACGGCATCACCCAGGCCGTCATCCTGGCCTCGGGTCTGGACACCCGCGCCTACCGGATGAGCTGGCCCGCCGGCTCGGTGGTGTTCGAGTTGGACCAGCCTCAGGTCATCGAATTCAAGACCCGCGTGATGGCCGACCTGGGGGTCTCGCCGACCGCCGATCGCCGCACCGTCGCGGTCGACCTGCGCGATGACTGGCCGACGGCATTGCGGGAACACGGTTTCGACATCACCCAGCCGACGGCGTGGATCGCCGAGGGCTTGTTGATCTATCTGCCGCCGGAGGCCCAGGACCGATTGCTGGACAACGTCACCGCGTTGTCGGCACCGGGAAGCCGATTCGCCACCGAATTCATGGCCGCCGGAACGACACTGCCGGACAGCTGGCGCGACAGGTTCAAGAAGTACTCGGCACAGATCGGCTCCGACATCGACCTGCCTGCCCTGTTCTACGACGGCGAGCGCAACTCGGCGGGCGACTACCTCGCCGAGCGCGGGTGGCGCATCAGCACGGTGAGCACCCGGGAATCCTACGCCGCCAACGGCTTTGACCTGCCCGACGACGAGACGCTGGTGCAGTTCAGCGACAGCACCGGTTACCTGACCGCCACCCGATCACAGGAGCAGTGATGACCCGAACCAATGACGACAGCTGGGACCTGACCTCCAGCGTCGGCGCCACCGCGACAGCCGTGGCCGCCGGACGCGCGCTGGCCACCAGCGACCCGCGGCGGCTGGTCAACGACCCGTTCGCCGATCCCCTGGTTCGCGCGGTCGGCATCGACTTCTTCATCAAGATGATCGACGGCGAACTGGACACCTCGGCATTCGGCGACCTCGCTCCCGAGCGTGTGCAGTCGATGATCGACGCAATGGGCGTGCGGGCCAAGTTCTTCGACGACTACTTCATCTCGGCGACCGGAACCGGCATCCGGCAGGCCGTGATTCTGGCGTCCGGTTTGGATGCCCGCGCATATCGGCTGCCGTGGCCGTCGGGCACCGTGGTGTTCGAGATCGATCAGCCCGACGTCATCGCGTTCAAGACCGGAGTGTTCGACGACCTCGGTGTTCAGCCGACCGCCCAGCGCCACACCGTCGGCATCGATCTGCGCGAGGACTGGCCGGCCGCACTGCGCGCCGCCGGCTTCGACCCGAGCCTGCCCACCGCGTGGCTGGCTGAGGGACTGTTGGTCTATCTGCCGTCCGAAGCACAGGACCGGTTGTTCGACACGATCACCGAGCTGAGCGCGCCCGGCAGCGCCGTGGCCACCGAATTCGTGCCCGGAATCATGGATTTCGACCCGTCGAAGGGGACGGCGATGACCGCCCAGGCCCGCGAACAGGGCCTCGACATCGACATGGGGTCGCTGGTCTACGCCGGCCCTCGCAGCCACGTGATGGAGTACCTCACCGGGAAGGGCTGGGATGTCACCGGGGTCGCCGACGAGGAGCTGTTCCGCCAGCTCGGACTGCCGCCCAGGCCCGAGCGGGACGACAACGACCCGTTCGGTGAAATCGTCTACGTCAGCGCCACTCTGGGCTGAACCCCAGCCATAGCGCAGTGGTTCCGGTCAGGGCACGCTCGCTCTGATCCACCACTCCCCTGATGGACTGGCCCATCAGCACCGCGATGGCTTCCGGCAGTGAGGCCGCAGCCGGCTGCGATGAAGGCTTGGGGCGCAGGAAGTCCCGCAGCGACGAGCTGGGGTAGCTGACCAGTTCGGCCTTGGTGTCGGCGTCGATCCCGGCGAGCACCTTGGCCCGTCGTACCGCCGTCCGCAGGCCCCCGAGTTCGTCGACCAATCCGTGCTCGAGGGCATCGGCCCCGGTCCACACCCGGCCCTGCGCCACCGCCTCGACCGCCTCGACGGACATGTGCCGAGCCTCGGCCACCCGCTGCACGAAGTCGGTGTAGAACAGATCGGCCTCGGCCTCCACCAGAGCCTGCTGTTCCGGGGTGAACGGCGCATTGACCGACCACGCGTCGGCATTGTCGTTGGTGCGCACACTGTCCGAGCCGACCCCCAGGCGCTCTTTGAGGCCCCGTGCCACGAGCTTGCCGGTCAGCACACCGATCGACCCGGTGATGGTGCCCGGGTTCGCGACGATGGCGTCGGCGGCCATCGCGACGTAGTAACCGCCCGATGCGGCGACCGCGCCCATCGACGCCACTACCGGCTTACCCTTGGCGCGCAGGCGGTTCACTTCGCGCCAGATCGTCTCCGAGCCCGTCACCGAGCCGCCGGGACTGTCCACCCGGACGACAACCGCGTCCACATCGTCGTCGGCCGCGACCTCGCGCAGCGCCGCTCCGATGGTGTCACCGCCGGCGCTGGACCGCCCGATCGGCAGGCCCTGTGGGCCGCCGCGGCCGCTGACGATCGACCCGGCGACGGTGACCACCGCGATCCTCGGGCGCTTCTTGCGGCCCGGCACCGACGGCATCGGCACCGCGGGACCGCCCTTGCCCGCCTGCGCGTAGCGGGACAGATACAGCCGCGGCGGGGCGTTGTCGCCGGAGTCGGCGTCACCGGATTCCGGCGAAACACCTTCCGGAGGGCAGGAGCGGAGCGACCCGGGAATAGGCTGAGCGCCAGTGAGTTCCGCGATCCGGCTGTACGCCTCGTCGCGGAAGCCGATCCGGTCGACCAGGTGTCCGTCGACCGCGGCGTCGCGCAGCAGCGGCGCCTGGTTTGCCAGTACGTCGACCGCGGCCACGTCGATGTGCCGCGACTCGGCGATGGCCTGCCACACCTGGCTGTGCAGGCTGGCGATCAACCGGGAATCGGCCTCGCGATGGGCGTCGGT contains the following coding sequences:
- a CDS encoding class I SAM-dependent methyltransferase; protein product: MTRTDNDTWDLASSVGATATLVAAARAAASREHDPLIDDPFAEPLVRAVGVDFFTKMASGDLPNPDDDSAMGVTRMTDNMAVRTKFFDEFFLGAADAGVRQVVILASGLDSRAYRLDWPAGMVVYEIDQPDVIAFKTQTLAEQGAAPTCDRRPVAIDLRNDWATALREAGFDPQAPTAWSAEGLLGYLSPDAQDRLLDTITDLSAPGSRVAIDAAPPSNPEEQEESREKMQTISQHWRDNGFDLDFGSLVYLGERNEASDYLTDHGWQVDRSPVNDLLAAGRRGTFDDDEPMGKLYYLSAIYGGAR
- a CDS encoding class I SAM-dependent methyltransferase — its product is MSRSDSDSWDLATSVGTTATMVAAARAVASREENALIDDPFAAPLVRAVGIEVFTKMVDGDIDMAAMDGSETARVMTGVMAVRTRFFDDFFLTAAAAGVRQAVILASGLDSRSYRLDWPAGTVVYEIDQPQVIDFKTETLAALGASPTADLRTVSVDLRDDWPAALRANGFDATLPTAWSAEGLLVYLPPEAQDRLLDNITALSAPGSRIATEYHPDGGRGLAERSKAISDQWRERGLDINMSDLFYDGERNPVIGYLEQQGWQVGSQARADLFAAYGRPFPETTLTESLRNSVSVTAIRK
- a CDS encoding class I SAM-dependent methyltransferase, giving the protein MSQTNSRYDGDTWDLASSVGATATSVAASRALASRGPDALIHDPYAEVLVKAVGVESLIRVANGEANIEDDPMLNRRRMTEQIAVRTRFFDDVFTNAARDGITQAVILASGLDTRAYRMSWPAGSVVFELDQPQVIEFKTRVMADLGVSPTADRRTVAVDLRDDWPTALREHGFDITQPTAWIAEGLLIYLPPEAQDRLLDNVTALSAPGSRFATEFMAAGTTLPDSWRDRFKKYSAQIGSDIDLPALFYDGERNSAGDYLAERGWRISTVSTRESYAANGFDLPDDETLVQFSDSTGYLTATRSQEQ
- a CDS encoding class I SAM-dependent methyltransferase, whose product is MTRTNDDSWDLTSSVGATATAVAAGRALATSDPRRLVNDPFADPLVRAVGIDFFIKMIDGELDTSAFGDLAPERVQSMIDAMGVRAKFFDDYFISATGTGIRQAVILASGLDARAYRLPWPSGTVVFEIDQPDVIAFKTGVFDDLGVQPTAQRHTVGIDLREDWPAALRAAGFDPSLPTAWLAEGLLVYLPSEAQDRLFDTITELSAPGSAVATEFVPGIMDFDPSKGTAMTAQAREQGLDIDMGSLVYAGPRSHVMEYLTGKGWDVTGVADEELFRQLGLPPRPERDDNDPFGEIVYVSATLG
- the sppA gene encoding signal peptide peptidase SppA, giving the protein MFAFLPAIPGADDLRDALRRIDTARHHGVPDGCILELDLQTVPPESSGFDPLTFITGGGRTMLLRDAVAAIHRAAEDPRVAGLIARVQLSAAPAGPVQELRAAIAAFSETKPSLAWAETYPGTLSYYLASAFSEVWMQPTGTVGLIGFATNALFLRDALDKAGIEAQFVTRGQYKSAANLFTQDHYTDAHREADSRLIASLHSQVWQAIAESRHIDVAAVDVLANQAPLLRDAAVDGHLVDRIGFRDEAYSRIAELTGAQPIPGSLRSCPPEGVSPESGDADSGDNAPPRLYLSRYAQAGKGGPAVPMPSVPGRKKRPRIAVVTVAGSIVSGRGGPQGLPIGRSSAGGDTIGAALREVAADDDVDAVVVRVDSPGGSVTGSETIWREVNRLRAKGKPVVASMGAVAASGGYYVAMAADAIVANPGTITGSIGVLTGKLVARGLKERLGVGSDSVRTNDNADAWSVNAPFTPEQQALVEAEADLFYTDFVQRVAEARHMSVEAVEAVAQGRVWTGADALEHGLVDELGGLRTAVRRAKVLAGIDADTKAELVSYPSSSLRDFLRPKPSSQPAAASLPEAIAVLMGQSIRGVVDQSERALTGTTALWLGFSPEWR